The following are from one region of the Lacinutrix sp. Bg11-31 genome:
- a CDS encoding RNA polymerase sigma factor yields the protein MTLTNHNIEQLVELCKTDNQFAQLELYNRYYKAMYNTAYRIVKNSFEAEDVMQDAFLLAFSKLDTLKEIKTFGAWLKRIVINRSIYHYNKSTKFNEVPLDDVLYKVEDTDGITEDYEFTNIQAKQVMETMKTLKENYRMALTLHLIEGFDYDEISDIMRISSANCRTTISRAKESLRKKMQALVG from the coding sequence TTGACATTAACCAACCACAATATCGAACAGCTCGTGGAGCTTTGTAAAACCGACAACCAATTCGCGCAATTGGAACTGTACAATAGGTACTACAAAGCCATGTACAACACTGCCTACCGTATTGTAAAAAATAGTTTTGAAGCCGAAGATGTTATGCAAGACGCTTTTTTATTAGCGTTTTCAAAACTAGATACTTTAAAAGAGATTAAAACCTTTGGAGCTTGGCTTAAACGTATAGTAATTAACAGAAGTATTTACCACTATAATAAGAGCACTAAGTTTAATGAAGTACCTCTAGACGATGTACTTTATAAAGTTGAAGATACAGATGGAATTACAGAAGATTACGAGTTTACTAACATACAAGCTAAACAAGTAATGGAAACCATGAAAACCTTAAAAGAGAATTACCGTATGGCCTTAACGCTTCATTTAATAGAAGGCTTTGATTACGATGAGATAAGCGATATTATGAGAATATCGAGCGCTAATTGTCGTACAACCATTTCAAGAGCAAAAGAAAGTTTAAGAAAAAAAATGCAAGCCTTAGTTGGCTAA
- a CDS encoding LysM peptidoglycan-binding domain-containing protein, whose amino-acid sequence MNKIILALMCLLSISAFSQENIVDVIMDGKPAKMNTTTGVFTFTNGAPSNYTSNNSNTTPSSSSVADGATHIVSKGETLYSISKKYEISMAQIKSLNNLETNVLSVNQELKIGYNASAEINENALYTVEKGNTLYQIARDANLSVKELKQLNNLESNIISIGQELKLK is encoded by the coding sequence ATGAATAAAATAATTCTGGCACTTATGTGTCTATTAAGTATTAGTGCGTTTTCTCAAGAAAATATAGTAGATGTCATTATGGATGGTAAACCTGCTAAAATGAATACCACAACCGGTGTTTTTACTTTTACAAATGGTGCACCTAGTAATTACACTTCAAATAATTCTAATACTACACCATCTAGTTCTAGTGTAGCAGATGGAGCTACTCACATAGTAAGTAAAGGAGAAACGTTGTATTCTATTTCTAAGAAGTATGAAATTAGTATGGCTCAAATAAAAAGTTTAAATAATTTAGAGACTAATGTATTAAGTGTAAATCAAGAACTTAAAATTGGCTATAATGCTTCTGCAGAAATCAACGAAAACGCTCTGTATACTGTAGAAAAAGGAAATACACTGTATCAAATTGCAAGAGATGCTAATCTTTCGGTTAAAGAATTAAAGCAACTAAATAATTTAGAAAGTAACATTATTAGTATAGGTCAAGAGCTTAAATTAAAATAA
- the lon gene encoding endopeptidase La: protein MKKSNFISLDSLSLQDFDENSELIPLMTPEDEEKINKEELPETLPILSLRNTVLFPGVVIPITAGRDKSIKLIDDANKGNKVIGVVSQKDEAVEDPKAGDIHFVGTVARILKVLKMPDGNTTVIIQGKKRFSVAEVITEEPYINATVREVPEAKPAKKNKEFKAITDSIKELALQIIKDSPNIPSEASFAIQNIESDSFLINFVSSNMNLPVEDKQKLLEINDLKERALETLKFMNIELQKLELKNDIQSKVQSDMNQQQREYFLNQQMKTIQEELGGGNAEEMEEMKTRAKGKKWDDNVKEHFEKELSKMQRMNPQVAEYSIQRNYLDLFLDLPWNEFSKDKFDLKRAKKILDRDHYGLDDVKKRIIEYLAVLKLRNDMKSPILCLYGPPGVGKTSLGKSIAEALGREYVRVSLGGLRDEAEIRGHRKTYIGAMPGRIIQSLKKAGTSNPVFVLDEIDKLSNSNQGDPSSALLEVLDPEQNSEFHDNFLEMGYDLSKVLFIATSNSLGNIQPALRDRMEIINVTGYTIEEKVEIGKRHLLPKQLKEHGLEDKHLKLGKPQMEKIVEGYTRESGVRSLEKQIAKMVRYAAMNIAMEEEYDLKVTNETVIKVLGGPKLERDKYENNDVAGVVTGLAWTRVGGDILFIESILSKGKGVMSITGNLGKVMKESATIAMEYIKANAEEFDINPDIFDKYNVHIHVPEGATPKDGPSAGVTMLTSLVSLFTQRKVKKSLAMTGEITLRGKVLPVGGIKEKILAAKRARIKEILLCEDNRRDIAEIKQDYLKGLTFHYVTDMKDVVKYAITKQKVKNAKKL from the coding sequence ATGAAGAAATCTAATTTTATTAGTCTAGACAGTTTGTCATTGCAGGATTTTGATGAGAATTCAGAGTTAATTCCATTAATGACACCAGAAGACGAAGAGAAAATAAACAAAGAAGAGTTACCAGAAACATTGCCAATTTTATCGTTGCGTAATACTGTTTTATTTCCTGGTGTTGTAATACCAATTACAGCAGGACGAGATAAGAGTATTAAATTAATAGACGATGCTAATAAAGGTAACAAAGTTATTGGTGTAGTGTCGCAAAAGGACGAAGCAGTAGAAGATCCAAAAGCAGGAGATATACATTTCGTTGGTACAGTTGCACGTATTCTTAAAGTACTTAAAATGCCAGATGGTAACACAACAGTTATTATTCAAGGTAAAAAACGTTTTAGTGTTGCAGAGGTTATTACAGAAGAGCCTTATATTAATGCTACAGTAAGAGAAGTACCAGAAGCAAAGCCAGCAAAAAAGAATAAAGAGTTTAAAGCGATTACAGATTCTATAAAAGAATTAGCGCTTCAAATTATAAAAGACAGCCCAAATATTCCTAGTGAAGCTTCTTTTGCTATTCAGAATATTGAAAGCGATTCGTTTTTAATAAACTTTGTATCGTCTAACATGAATCTTCCTGTAGAAGATAAACAAAAGCTTTTAGAGATAAACGATCTTAAAGAACGTGCTTTAGAAACTTTAAAGTTTATGAATATCGAACTTCAGAAATTGGAGTTAAAAAACGATATCCAATCAAAGGTTCAAAGCGATATGAACCAGCAGCAACGTGAGTATTTCTTAAATCAGCAAATGAAAACCATCCAAGAAGAACTTGGAGGTGGCAATGCAGAGGAGATGGAAGAAATGAAAACGCGTGCTAAGGGTAAAAAGTGGGACGATAATGTAAAAGAGCATTTTGAAAAGGAATTATCTAAAATGCAACGCATGAACCCGCAAGTTGCAGAATACTCAATACAACGTAACTATTTAGACTTGTTTCTAGATTTACCTTGGAATGAATTTAGTAAAGATAAATTCGATCTTAAACGCGCTAAAAAGATATTAGATAGAGATCATTATGGTTTAGACGATGTTAAAAAACGTATTATAGAATACTTAGCAGTATTAAAATTACGTAACGATATGAAATCGCCTATTCTTTGTCTTTATGGACCTCCAGGAGTTGGTAAAACATCTTTAGGAAAATCTATTGCAGAGGCTTTAGGTCGCGAATATGTTCGTGTGTCTTTAGGTGGTTTAAGAGACGAAGCCGAAATTAGAGGGCACCGTAAAACATATATTGGCGCAATGCCAGGACGTATTATACAGTCTTTAAAAAAGGCAGGAACATCTAATCCTGTGTTTGTATTAGATGAGATCGATAAATTATCTAATTCAAACCAAGGAGACCCATCTTCAGCTTTATTAGAGGTTTTAGATCCTGAACAAAATAGCGAGTTTCATGATAATTTCTTAGAAATGGGTTACGACCTGTCTAAGGTTTTATTTATAGCAACATCTAATAGTTTAGGAAACATACAACCTGCACTAAGAGATAGAATGGAGATTATAAATGTTACAGGTTATACTATTGAAGAGAAAGTAGAGATTGGTAAACGTCACTTACTACCAAAACAACTTAAAGAGCATGGTTTAGAGGATAAACATTTAAAGCTTGGCAAGCCACAAATGGAAAAAATAGTAGAAGGCTACACAAGAGAATCTGGAGTAAGAAGCTTAGAAAAACAAATTGCAAAAATGGTGCGTTATGCTGCCATGAATATTGCAATGGAAGAAGAGTACGACCTTAAAGTAACTAATGAGACGGTTATAAAAGTTTTAGGAGGACCAAAATTAGAACGCGATAAATACGAAAATAACGATGTTGCTGGAGTAGTAACTGGTTTAGCATGGACTAGAGTAGGAGGTGATATATTGTTTATAGAATCTATTTTATCTAAAGGGAAAGGTGTAATGTCTATTACAGGAAATTTAGGTAAAGTAATGAAAGAGTCTGCAACCATAGCTATGGAGTATATAAAAGCTAACGCGGAAGAATTTGATATTAATCCAGATATTTTCGATAAATATAATGTACATATTCACGTGCCAGAAGGAGCAACACCTAAAGATGGTCCAAGTGCAGGAGTTACTATGTTAACTTCTTTAGTATCTTTATTTACACAACGTAAAGTAAAAAAGAGTCTGGCAATGACTGGAGAAATTACACTTCGTGGGAAAGTTTTACCAGTTGGTGGAATAAAAGAAAAGATTTTGGCTGCAAAACGTGCAAGAATTAAAGAAATATTACTTTGTGAAGACAATAGAAGAGACATTGCCGAAATTAAGCAAGATTACTTAAAAGGCTTAACGTTTCATTATGTTACAGATATGAAAGATGTAGTAAAATATGCTATTACAAAGCAGAAAGTAAAAAACGCTAAAAAATTATAA
- a CDS encoding HNH endonuclease yields MKTKKAHEIKLGDAIMVDKKYFVVDWIDPEFISNEISELYEDNDENIKSEHCFYTFEDGLTLNFKENSESRTISVSFDHQFEYLGNVKHEDYEKGLYNRTVKPRLRYEILKRDNWTCQSCGKGIKQGATLHIDHIIPVAKGGKTKRENLQTLCDKCNYGKGGR; encoded by the coding sequence ATGAAAACGAAAAAAGCGCACGAAATAAAACTTGGAGATGCAATAATGGTTGATAAAAAATATTTTGTTGTGGACTGGATTGACCCTGAATTTATTTCAAATGAAATTTCAGAATTATATGAAGATAATGATGAAAATATAAAATCAGAACATTGCTTTTATACCTTTGAAGATGGTTTGACCTTAAACTTTAAAGAAAATTCTGAATCCCGAACAATATCTGTCTCATTTGACCATCAATTTGAATATTTAGGAAATGTAAAACACGAAGACTATGAAAAAGGACTTTATAATCGAACCGTCAAACCTAGATTAAGATATGAGATTCTTAAAAGAGACAATTGGACTTGCCAAAGTTGTGGAAAAGGAATAAAACAAGGTGCAACTCTGCATATTGACCATATTATTCCAGTAGCAAAAGGTGGAAAAACGAAACGAGAAAACCTACAGACACTTTGTGATAAATGTAATTATGGGAAAGGTGGAAGATGA
- a CDS encoding LysM peptidoglycan-binding domain-containing protein encodes MKAIAIGLFSLLSLGVFAQETDEEFLPINVEGKEAFMSTKTGEFTFREHAKTDPAQLRTTASGVVYTDISSHTIKKGETLSAVAKKNGITVSELKMHNKVATSNLKIGSKLKIVKKVLVKSSSPVISYAGEEQIIAKLRPGESPGQFAAPPSVAEIESKVIETKKTEEKPSATVYKAETSVKNPIFGLDNTDDAVEEEESLDDLSRAIKAEVTEAKTETKEEIVVVETPRAVVKVESKKDKLARLKAEMQALEAELDEEEPTKEVITEVVEEVKVTVKETKNVSVVANKSNIAEVKAIAKIKEANPDAEIEETASGRKVMVFENKPKADESTAEKAKEAIASVRKTEKKVEVAKEEVLAEEKEVASKSDSEEKKTEATYYTVVKGNSLWSIANKHGMTVDAIKKLNSLKNNNLDIGQKLKVTPKK; translated from the coding sequence ATGAAAGCAATTGCAATTGGTTTATTCAGTTTATTATCATTAGGAGTTTTTGCTCAAGAAACTGATGAAGAATTTCTTCCTATTAACGTAGAAGGAAAAGAGGCATTTATGTCTACTAAAACAGGAGAATTTACCTTTCGTGAGCATGCAAAAACAGATCCAGCTCAATTAAGAACCACTGCAAGTGGAGTTGTTTACACAGATATTTCTAGCCACACCATTAAAAAAGGCGAAACATTATCTGCTGTAGCCAAGAAAAACGGTATTACTGTTTCAGAACTTAAAATGCATAATAAAGTAGCAACTTCAAACTTAAAGATTGGAAGTAAACTTAAAATTGTAAAAAAAGTACTGGTTAAATCCAGTAGTCCAGTTATTAGTTATGCAGGAGAAGAACAAATTATAGCTAAACTTCGTCCAGGTGAATCTCCTGGACAGTTTGCAGCTCCACCTTCAGTGGCAGAAATAGAGAGTAAAGTTATAGAGACTAAGAAGACTGAAGAGAAACCTTCGGCTACTGTATATAAAGCAGAAACAAGTGTTAAGAATCCTATTTTTGGATTAGATAATACTGATGATGCAGTAGAGGAAGAAGAGTCTTTAGATGATCTTTCTAGAGCTATTAAAGCTGAGGTTACAGAGGCGAAAACAGAGACAAAAGAAGAGATTGTTGTAGTTGAAACACCAAGGGCAGTAGTGAAAGTTGAATCTAAAAAAGATAAACTAGCAAGACTGAAAGCAGAAATGCAAGCCTTAGAAGCAGAATTAGACGAAGAAGAGCCTACAAAGGAAGTTATTACAGAAGTTGTAGAGGAAGTAAAAGTTACAGTAAAAGAAACAAAAAATGTTTCTGTTGTAGCTAATAAGTCTAATATAGCAGAGGTTAAAGCCATTGCGAAAATAAAAGAAGCTAATCCTGATGCAGAAATAGAAGAAACTGCTAGTGGAAGAAAAGTTATGGTTTTCGAAAACAAGCCAAAAGCTGATGAATCTACTGCTGAAAAAGCAAAAGAAGCAATAGCTTCAGTTAGAAAAACGGAGAAAAAAGTTGAGGTTGCTAAAGAAGAAGTATTAGCCGAAGAAAAGGAAGTCGCTTCCAAGAGTGATTCCGAAGAAAAGAAAACAGAAGCTACGTATTACACTGTAGTTAAAGGTAACTCTTTATGGTCTATTGCTAATAAACATGGTATGACTGTAGATGCTATAAAAAAGCTGAACAGCTTAAAGAACAATAACCTTGATATTGGTCAGAAATTAAAAGTGACTCCTAAAAAATAA
- the porQ gene encoding type IX secretion system protein PorQ → MLKKIIPFSFILFSTFCFAQLGGQSTYQFLNLVSSPRQAALGGKVLTNVDWDVTQAIYNPSAINVEMDNQFALNYTSYLGGIKYGTAAYAYTVDRRVQTYHAGVTYVNYGDFAGYDEEGNETNEFSGSEIALSIGYAAQVGYSDFYVGANLKLINSNLEQYNSFGVATDLALMYRDERLEFQGTLVVRNLGTQITTYAGRQESLPLEVDIGLSQTLENVPLRWHLTFENLQQWPIGEPNPARATTDLEGNQAQEKVGFLSQVIRHTILGAELFPNKGFNVRLGYNFRRAEELRIEDQRNFSGLSAGFSVKLNKMRFSYTHAKYTAAANSNFFGLQIDLR, encoded by the coding sequence ATGCTTAAAAAAATTATCCCTTTTAGTTTTATCTTATTTAGCACCTTTTGCTTTGCGCAATTAGGTGGACAATCTACTTACCAATTTTTAAATTTAGTTTCTTCGCCAAGGCAAGCCGCTTTAGGTGGTAAGGTCTTAACTAATGTAGATTGGGATGTTACACAAGCAATTTATAATCCATCGGCTATTAATGTAGAAATGGATAACCAGTTTGCACTAAATTACACAAGTTATTTAGGTGGTATTAAATATGGTACTGCAGCTTATGCATATACTGTAGATAGACGTGTGCAAACATACCATGCAGGAGTTACTTATGTTAATTATGGCGATTTTGCAGGTTACGATGAAGAAGGAAACGAAACTAATGAGTTCTCAGGTTCCGAAATTGCATTATCCATTGGTTACGCAGCTCAAGTAGGTTATAGCGATTTTTATGTAGGAGCAAATTTAAAGCTTATAAATTCTAACTTAGAACAATACAACTCGTTTGGTGTTGCTACAGATTTAGCACTTATGTATAGAGACGAGCGTTTAGAGTTTCAAGGTACTTTAGTGGTTAGAAACTTAGGTACACAAATCACTACCTATGCTGGGAGACAAGAATCGTTACCTTTAGAAGTAGATATAGGTTTATCTCAAACCTTAGAAAATGTACCATTACGCTGGCATTTAACTTTCGAGAACTTACAACAATGGCCAATAGGAGAACCTAATCCTGCTAGAGCCACTACAGATTTAGAAGGCAACCAAGCACAAGAAAAAGTTGGTTTTTTATCTCAAGTAATAAGACACACCATACTAGGAGCAGAGCTGTTTCCTAATAAAGGGTTTAATGTGCGTTTAGGTTATAATTTTAGACGTGCAGAAGAATTGCGTATCGAAGACCAACGTAATTTCTCTGGCTTATCTGCTGGTTTCTCAGTAAAGCTTAACAAAATGCGCTTTAGCTATACTCATGCTAAATATACTGCTGCTGCAAATTCTAACTTCTTTGGGTTACAGATTGATTTGAGGTAG
- the cmk gene encoding (d)CMP kinase, translating into MQKITIAIDGFSSTGKSTVAKQLAKHLGFIYVDTGAMYRAVTLFTMRNGFITKDHFNVNALVEKLGEINISFKFNPDLGFAEVYLNGENIEHDIRTLEVSSFVSKVAAIPEVRYQLVKQQQQMGKDKGVVMDGRDIGTVVFPYAELKLFMIASAEKRATRRFDELIGRGDDVSYQDVLKNVQERDYIDSNREDSPLRKADDAIEIDNSDLSLEEQFAKVLQLVEMTFEDLE; encoded by the coding sequence GTGCAAAAAATAACAATAGCCATAGACGGTTTTTCATCCACAGGAAAAAGTACAGTAGCAAAACAATTAGCTAAACATTTAGGTTTCATATATGTAGATACAGGAGCAATGTATCGTGCAGTAACCTTATTTACTATGCGCAACGGTTTTATTACTAAAGACCACTTTAACGTTAATGCATTAGTAGAAAAACTAGGTGAGATAAACATTAGTTTTAAGTTTAATCCAGACTTAGGTTTCGCTGAGGTTTATTTAAACGGTGAAAATATAGAACACGACATAAGAACACTTGAAGTCTCAAGTTTTGTTAGTAAAGTAGCAGCAATACCAGAAGTGCGTTACCAATTGGTAAAGCAGCAACAACAAATGGGAAAAGATAAAGGTGTTGTTATGGATGGCAGAGATATTGGCACAGTAGTATTCCCATATGCTGAACTTAAGCTTTTTATGATAGCTTCCGCAGAAAAAAGAGCAACCCGTCGTTTCGATGAGTTAATAGGTAGAGGAGACGATGTAAGTTATCAAGATGTTTTAAAAAACGTACAAGAACGCGATTATATAGATTCTAACAGAGAAGATTCTCCACTACGTAAAGCAGACGATGCTATAGAAATAGATAATAGCGATTTATCTTTAGAAGAGCAGTTTGCAAAAGTGCTTCAGTTAGTAGAAATGACTTTTGAAGATTTAGAGTAA
- a CDS encoding LysM peptidoglycan-binding domain-containing protein encodes MVRAKYQGVLDLGEKLKIQNGDVSEANGVLTVKGTAATQYEKNLLWDEIKAAGGENPSDIVADIAVADTSVFARHTVKSGETLGAIAKQYYGSAGKYNSIFKANTDILKNPDVIHPNQELIIPNL; translated from the coding sequence ATGGTAAGAGCAAAATATCAAGGTGTACTTGATTTAGGCGAAAAATTAAAGATTCAAAACGGAGACGTTTCTGAAGCTAATGGTGTTTTAACAGTAAAAGGTACTGCTGCAACACAATATGAAAAGAATTTACTTTGGGATGAAATTAAAGCTGCAGGTGGCGAAAACCCAAGTGATATCGTTGCAGATATTGCCGTTGCAGATACTAGCGTTTTTGCTAGACACACTGTAAAAAGTGGTGAAACTTTAGGAGCCATTGCAAAGCAATATTATGGAAGCGCTGGAAAATACAATAGTATTTTTAAAGCGAATACCGATATTTTAAAAAATCCAGATGTAATACACCCAAATCAAGAACTAATAATCCCGAATTTGTAG